The proteins below are encoded in one region of Cygnus olor isolate bCygOlo1 chromosome 19, bCygOlo1.pri.v2, whole genome shotgun sequence:
- the IER5L gene encoding immediate early response gene 5-like protein codes for MLRGRRRMECTLDAQSLISISLRKIHSSRTQRGGIKLHKNLLVSYVLRNARQLYLSERYAELYRRQQHYPDGAPLLAMPACPPPPAASAAAPPELAALPLPPDTQDREARSCSAVRGGAELLEVPVCAAPPELQRAPCRDSSPAFYRASSTGPGPGSPPGLLYAAGCDFGAPHCSSRTTVLDLDTHVVTTVENGYLHQDCCSQCPCCCQPAPGLASPPPAPGTKRKYSRGLVDVVGVVDGEPGGGGVAGGPPFAPCTKRARFEEYSAEHPQDSSNISNLISIFGSGFTGLVSRQQADSEQPLNGQLCSKQALASLGAWTRAIVAF; via the coding sequence ATGCTGAGGGGCCGGAGGAGGATGGAGTGCACCCTCGATGCGCAGAGTTTGATCAGTATTTCCCTGCGGAAGATCCACAGCTCCCGCACGCAGCGAGGCGGCATCAAGCTCCACAAGAACCTGCTCGTCTCCTATGTGCTCCGCAACGCCCGGCAGCTCTACCTGAGCGAGCGCTACGCCGAGCTCTACCGCCGCCAGCAGCACTACCCCGACGGCGCCCCGCTCCTCGCCATGCccgcctgcccgccgccccccgccgcctccgccgccgccccacCGGAGCTGGCGGcgctcccgctgccccccgaCACGCAGGACCGCGAGGCGCGGAGCTGCTCGGCCGTGCGGGGCGGCgcggagctgctggaggtgccCGTGTGCGCGGCGCCCCCCGAGCTGCAGCGAGCGCCTTGCAGAGACTCGTCCCCGGCTTTCTACCGGGCTTCCTCCaccggtcccggtcccggctCGCCCCCGGGGCTGCTGTACGCCGCCGGCTGTGACTTCGGGGCGCCGCACTGTAGCAGCCGCACCACGGTGCTGGATTTGGACACTCACGTCGTGACCACGGTGGAGAACGGGTACTTGCACCAGGACTGCTGCTCGCagtgcccctgctgctgccagccggCACCGGGGCtcgcctccccgccgcccgcacCGGGCACCAAGCGCAAGTATTCCCGGGGGCTGGTGGATGTGGTGGGGGTGGTGGATGGGGAGCCGGGGGGAGGCGGGGTGGCGGGCGGCCCCCCCTTCGCCCCGTGCACCAAGCGCGCCCGCTTCGAGGAGTACAGCGCCGAGCACCCGCAGGACTCTTCCAACATCTCCAACTTGATCTCCATCTTCGGCTCCGGTTTCACGGGGCTGGTGAGCCGGCAGCAGGCGGACTCGGAGCAGCCCCTCAACGGGCAGCTGTGCAGCAAGCAGGCGCTGGCGAGCCTGGGAGCCTGGACTCGGGCCATCGTCGCGTTTTAG